TTTATGGCAAaatcagaataaataaaaatatcctgaGTGTAATACTGTCGGTATAGGAGTACATGCTGCttgatatgaaaacttttttacaggACATATAATGCAATAAAACAAGGTTAAGGTGATTTAGAAACGGTCCCATCATCACAGTTTGACTAGAacaggggtctgcaacctttacaaagaaaagagccattgttggccaaaaaaagatttaaaaaaatgtcgtAATGGAGCCGtgaaccttattttgagccttacaatgaagataaaacagcctactcagtctaaattagcctatcaACAATATTAATAGGCCATAATAAGCATTTATTCATATGATTTtgaaagaaatatctcaggaatcGTAAGCTCGTCTAGcgagaaaaactcaaaactagacttgaagttgacaaaatttagaggttaaggtgctGGGCCGTTTCTCAACTGAACAGCTTTAAGAGCGCCCTCTGGTGGCGACTCGTGTGCAttacatataaagaaaaaaagagcatgATCATCAGTTTAATACATAGACTTAAAGAGCAGCGTCTGTATTTTTTACAAGTTCAATACTGTCAGTTCAAGATTTGTTAGTACCCTGGTATACCATAATACTGTTGAGTTAAATTAATGCGTACATGCTATAGCAAAGTGCTCCGAAAATCAAAAGaagtacaaagacacaaaataagagagagaaaaagaatgaTGTGGTTCTATCGTGGCAGCCCAACAAGCGTTCCTGCAGCTTTATTTACTCGTGCTGCTCTCACCAACACACTTGTGTTTTTTGACGTTATGCAGCCGAGTGAATCTTTTATTGCAAACGCTGCAAGTAAACGGTTTCTCCCCCGTGTGGACAGTCAAGTGTTGCCTCAGATTACTATGTAGTACGAAGCTCTTACCGCAAACTGAACAACTATACGGTTTCTCCCCCGTGTGGACGGCTACGTGTCGTCTCAGGTCTCCGTTTTGAGCGAAACCTTTACCACAAACTGAACAGCTAAACGGTTTCTCCCCggtgtggattctcatgtgtctGAGCAAACTGTTGCTGCTGCCGAAGCTCGTTTTACAAACCGAGCAGCTGAAATATTTCCCAACTGAATGAAGTCTCATATGAGTCACTAAGGAGTCCTTTCGGTAAAAACTTTTACCACAAACTGAACAATTGAACGGTTTCTCGCCTCCGTGGACCACAAAGTGATACTTCAGATGTTGCTTGAGTGTGAATCTTTGACCACAAACTGAACAGCTGAACGGTTTCTCTCCCGTGTGGATTCTCACGTGTCGAACCAAATTGCTGCTGGTATCGAAACTTagcttacaaactgagcaggtGAAACGTTTCCCATcagagtgttcctttaagtgaAGCGTCAAACTTGAGATTACTGAAAATGTTTCCCCGCAGACGGAGCAACTGAACGGTTTCTCCTCTGTTTGGAGTGCGTTGTTTTGCTGCAGGTGATTCTTGTGGTCAAAGCTTTCAGCACATTCAGAGGCGCCAACTGATGTTTTACATTCTATATCAGGTACTTCATTGTTTTCTGAACAGTTTAAACCTGACTGAGGTTCTTTCGTGTCCTCCCAGTCTccactgtcatcagtctcaggaTCAGAGAAGTCTGAAGTCTGGTCATCAGTATCTGGCTGTAGAGGACTACCTGGATCAGAGTTTGTGCTTGGTTCTgatcctccacagtcctctccatcagagTCGGTTTCCAAatgctctgcctctctgtcctcctcagtTTGTCTGtcatgaagctgtgaggactgagcctcctcttcttcttcatcttcactCTTTACAAGGACAGAAGTGAACGGGAACTCCAGATCAGCCTCCTTCAGTCCTTGAAGCTCTCCCTGCT
This genomic interval from Centropristis striata isolate RG_2023a ecotype Rhode Island chromosome 14, C.striata_1.0, whole genome shotgun sequence contains the following:
- the LOC131984835 gene encoding gastrula zinc finger protein XlCGF57.1-like, which encodes MSKVQTVRALVEQRLTAAAEEIFGLFERTIAEYEEELCRSKEKNERQQKLLDAVFNPQLQLHKEDVQQLSVSKEEVLPEEQERSSSLDQEEPEPTHIKEEQEELWTSQQGELQGLKEADLEFPFTSVLVKSEDEEEEEAQSSQLHDRQTEEDREAEHLETDSDGEDCGGSEPSTNSDPGSPLQPDTDDQTSDFSDPETDDSGDWEDTKEPQSGLNCSENNEVPDIECKTSVGASECAESFDHKNHLQQNNALQTEEKPFSCSVCGETFSVISSLTLHLKEHSDGKRFTCSVCKLSFDTSSNLVRHVRIHTGEKPFSCSVCGQRFTLKQHLKYHFVVHGGEKPFNCSVCGKSFYRKDSLVTHMRLHSVGKYFSCSVCKTSFGSSNSLLRHMRIHTGEKPFSCSVCGKGFAQNGDLRRHVAVHTGEKPYSCSVCGKSFVLHSNLRQHLTVHTGEKPFTCSVCNKRFTRLHNVKKHKCVGESSTSK